The following coding sequences lie in one Candidatus Eisenbacteria bacterium genomic window:
- a CDS encoding DinB family protein, whose product MDAASKAIVWQQFGAAIDMLENALLACPEELWGDRTRKPEYWYLVYHTLFFLDFYLSDSAEGFAPPAPFTLTELDPAGVLPERVYTKDELQRYLAHGRRKCRATIEALTEEGALQRRRFGSVDGSVSELLLYNMRHVQHHAAQLNLILRQTIDSAPRWVGRTKIELSAD is encoded by the coding sequence ATGGATGCTGCAAGCAAGGCAATCGTCTGGCAGCAGTTCGGGGCCGCTATCGACATGCTCGAGAACGCTCTGCTCGCCTGTCCCGAGGAGCTGTGGGGCGACCGCACGCGAAAGCCCGAATACTGGTATCTCGTGTATCACACGCTCTTCTTCCTCGACTTTTACCTTTCCGACTCGGCCGAGGGATTCGCTCCTCCCGCTCCCTTCACCCTTACCGAGCTGGACCCGGCGGGGGTGCTCCCGGAGCGGGTGTATACGAAAGACGAGCTTCAACGCTATCTCGCCCACGGCCGGAGAAAGTGCCGAGCAACGATCGAAGCTCTGACGGAGGAGGGGGCCCTTCAACGCCGTAGATTCGGGTCGGTTGACGGCAGCGTCTCGGAGCTGCTCCTCTACAACATGCGGCACGTTCAGCACCATGCCGCGCAGCTGAACCTCATTCTCCGGCAGACAATTGATTCGGCCCCGCGTTGGGTCGGCAGGA